CAAGGCGGTGCTGCGGGCGCTGCACTGGGCGCCATGGCCCTGCCCGCCTCGGCCACGACCACGACCATGCGCAAGGCCTCGCGCACCTGCGTGCTCGACGGCCTGCAACCTGCGGCACTGACCATCAGCGGCCCCGGTGTGCAGGCCAATCGCGGCAAGCCGCAGGCCGTGGCGGACCGCATGCTGATCATCCATGGCTATCAGTTCGATGCAGCCTGGTCCTGCGGCATGGATGCGCTCAACAGCCTGGAGCAGCAGACGCTCAGGACCACGCTTGAATACGACGAAGCCGAGCACAGCCTGCAAGGCCCGCTGCTGGAGCAGGTGCTGCAGGCCGCCGGCGTGGATGTGGGCCAGGCCATGGCGCGCGGCCTGCAACTGACCTTGCAGGGCATAGACGGCTATCGCAGCCAGATGCCGCTGGCCCAGGCCGTGCGCTGGCGCATGGTGATCGCCACCCAGCTGGACGGCGTGCCGCTGGCCATGGGCGGCGTGGGCCCGCTCTGGGCCATTTTTGCAGCCCATGAGATTCCGGAGCTCGGCCAGCTGCCCGTCAAGCAACGCTTTGCCGCCGCCGTCTGGGGGCTGTACCACCTGCAACTGGGCAGCGCGACGGCCTAGGCTGCGGCTCAGCCGCGCGGATGATGCTCGGCATGCAGAGCCTTGAGCCGCTCGCGCGCCACATGGGTGTAGATGGTGGTGGTGGAGATATCGGCATGCCCCAGCAGCATCTGCACCACGCGAAGGTCGGCGCCATGGTTGAGCAAATGGGTGGCAAACGCATGGCGCAGCGTATGTGGCGACAGCGGCGAGTTCACACCTGCAATCTGCGCGCATTTCTTGACGATGACCCAGAACATCACGCGACTCATGCCCGCGCCGCGCTGGGTCACGAACACCTCCTCGGTCTGCTGGCCTCCCAGAATCACGGCACGCGCATGCTTCAGATAGCGCTCCAGCCAGTGCTGCGCCTCCTGACCGAACGGCACCAGCCGCTCCTTGCGCCCCTTGCCCGTCACGCGCAGCACGCCCGAGCGCAAGTCCAGCTCGTGCATGCGCACGCTCACCAGTTCGCTGACGCGCAGACCGCTGGCATACATCAGCTCCAGCATGGCGCGATCGCGCAAACCCAGTGCAGTATCCACATCTGGCGCATCGAGCAGGGCCTCTACCTGCTCCTGGGTCAGCGTCTTGGGCATGCGCGGCGGCTGCTTGGCAGCCAGCATGCGCACCGTGGGGTCGGCAGCGATGCGCTTTTCACGCAGCGCCCAGTGAAAGTAGCGACGCAACACCGTCAGCCTACGGTTAGAGGAGGTGGCCTTGGTGCCCTCCACACGGGCCGTGAAATAGCCCTGCAGATCGGCTTCCAGCGCAGCATCCAGCGCCTTGGGCGGCTGCAGCCGCGCCAGCCAGCGCGCAGTCGCCGTCAGGTCACGCCGGTAAGCGGACAAGGTATTGCGCGAAAGCCCGTCCTCCAGCAGCAGAGCATCGATGAACTGATCGAGGGCATCCTGGCTCTGCGGCAAGGGCTGCGGCCAGTCATCGGGAATCTGCGGTTTGCGGGCTTTTTGAGAGGCGTCGGACATGGGGCTAGCGTACACGCTGACGAGGGGTGCCGAGCTGAAATCAGGGCAGTGCACCATCGGAATCAGGGTCAGGGTAAGGATCCGGTACCGGCCAGAGCAAGCGCTGCGCCTGCTTCAGCTTATGCCAGCGGATGAGAGGTCGAAAGCTTCGGCCAGGAACTGTGCAACCGCTCTCACCCTGGCCGTGCGCTGGAGATCGGGATGCATGACCTGCCAGACTTCGTAGTCGTTCGGGCGCCGGCGTTGCGGCCAGATACGCACCAGGCCTTCGCACTCCCCCATCCACAATGGCATTTCCCCAATCCCTATGCCTGCAGCAACCGCCTTGCGCACCAGGAGACTGGAACGGACCGACATGGCAATCTTGGCCTGACGTGCAAGCACCCCAGCCATGCTCAGAAATGGACTCTGCTCCAGATAGGGGCCGTATGCCACCAGATGGTGGCCGCGCAACTCGTCCTCAGGGACAGGCTCGCCAAAGCGAGCCAGATAGCCCGCGCTTGCGAAC
This window of the Comamonas testosteroni genome carries:
- the xerD gene encoding site-specific tyrosine recombinase XerD produces the protein MSDASQKARKPQIPDDWPQPLPQSQDALDQFIDALLLEDGLSRNTLSAYRRDLTATARWLARLQPPKALDAALEADLQGYFTARVEGTKATSSNRRLTVLRRYFHWALREKRIAADPTVRMLAAKQPPRMPKTLTQEQVEALLDAPDVDTALGLRDRAMLELMYASGLRVSELVSVRMHELDLRSGVLRVTGKGRKERLVPFGQEAQHWLERYLKHARAVILGGQQTEEVFVTQRGAGMSRVMFWVIVKKCAQIAGVNSPLSPHTLRHAFATHLLNHGADLRVVQMLLGHADISTTTIYTHVARERLKALHAEHHPRG
- a CDS encoding Twin-arginine translocation pathway signal, encoding MAEQNPLSRRSLLLQGGAAGAALGAMALPASATTTTMRKASRTCVLDGLQPAALTISGPGVQANRGKPQAVADRMLIIHGYQFDAAWSCGMDALNSLEQQTLRTTLEYDEAEHSLQGPLLEQVLQAAGVDVGQAMARGLQLTLQGIDGYRSQMPLAQAVRWRMVIATQLDGVPLAMGGVGPLWAIFAAHEIPELGQLPVKQRFAAAVWGLYHLQLGSATA